A window of Pirellula sp. SH-Sr6A contains these coding sequences:
- a CDS encoding c-type cytochrome domain-containing protein: MACPSLGEAQAPNEIEQRAARILQSKCFACHNEDSSEGGYSLHNGHTLYRPGDSEAAPIVDGSAERSELWKRVSSEDSSIRMPSEGEPLSAEEQSILRQWIDGSPAWRLAKDQRLIERASPDRLLTLDSAPPQHSTYGNRTPPFLGVFSENRKKLYVAGWGELLVWNTSDGNLEARWSGFEKRFAAIDLSTDERWLAVSSGQPGISGTVHLIDLENPKHAIRVWTASDLPPALRFSPSNRALAIGSMTGQVAIVAVDTQEIVKEELAHADQVLALEWNTDGSRWMSGSRDRTARVSEYASGELKVALGGHERSVCGVGFSSLGPITRDETGSLRLWSNDDSGRVLTKRSDLPPKLQSIAVANDRILWLNASKLMSAAPTKSVVEEPEKDDKGTPKKKTNFALQKKELQDLRPETASVHWLNRSGWIGIQTTDRRFFLHKIEASDEMSPMTLYP; this comes from the coding sequence ATGGCATGTCCTTCGTTGGGAGAAGCTCAAGCACCCAACGAAATCGAACAGCGCGCAGCACGTATCTTGCAATCGAAATGTTTTGCGTGCCACAACGAAGACTCGTCCGAAGGAGGGTACAGCCTGCACAACGGGCATACTCTCTATCGACCAGGGGATTCCGAAGCGGCGCCGATCGTCGACGGTTCGGCGGAAAGAAGTGAACTTTGGAAAAGAGTCTCCTCCGAAGATAGCTCGATTCGAATGCCCAGCGAAGGGGAACCTCTCTCGGCTGAGGAACAATCTATTCTCCGCCAATGGATCGATGGTTCCCCGGCCTGGCGCCTCGCCAAAGACCAACGATTGATCGAACGCGCATCCCCCGACAGGCTGCTCACCCTCGATTCCGCCCCTCCCCAACATTCGACCTATGGCAATCGAACACCTCCCTTCCTCGGTGTTTTCAGCGAGAACCGAAAAAAACTCTATGTCGCCGGTTGGGGGGAACTGCTGGTTTGGAACACCAGCGACGGAAACCTGGAAGCCCGCTGGTCGGGCTTTGAGAAACGGTTCGCTGCGATCGACTTGTCCACCGACGAACGTTGGCTCGCGGTCTCCTCGGGCCAACCTGGCATCTCCGGCACGGTTCATCTCATCGACTTGGAGAATCCGAAACATGCGATTCGCGTGTGGACCGCTTCGGACCTTCCACCTGCCCTTCGGTTTTCTCCCTCCAACCGTGCGTTGGCGATCGGCTCGATGACCGGTCAAGTCGCGATTGTCGCTGTCGACACCCAAGAGATTGTTAAAGAAGAATTGGCGCACGCAGACCAAGTTCTCGCGTTGGAGTGGAATACCGATGGTTCGCGATGGATGAGCGGGTCGAGAGATCGCACGGCGCGCGTATCGGAATATGCGTCCGGAGAACTCAAGGTGGCGTTAGGAGGACATGAGCGGAGTGTTTGCGGAGTCGGTTTCAGCTCCCTCGGCCCGATCACGAGGGACGAAACGGGCTCGCTCCGACTATGGTCCAACGACGATTCAGGACGAGTACTCACCAAGCGGAGCGACCTGCCTCCCAAACTGCAGTCCATCGCTGTCGCAAACGATCGCATTCTCTGGCTCAACGCCTCAAAATTGATGTCCGCGGCTCCCACAAAATCGGTAGTCGAGGAGCCGGAAAAGGACGACAAGGGTACCCCCAAAAAGAAAACCAACTTCGCGTTGCAAAAGAAGGAATTGCAGGACTTGCGCCCAGAGACAGCAAGCGTTCATTGGCTGAACCGCTCCGGCTGGATCGGCATCCAAACAACCGATCGTCGCTTCTTTCTCCATAAGATCGAGGCGTCTGACGAAATGTCGCCGATGACTCTTTACCCGTGA
- a CDS encoding FAD-dependent oxidoreductase, giving the protein MLNRSNALQEILASLPPHLLERARWYSLGRESDDGSLDPRSSSTAPVVYWTHHALRTDENPALDAARHIAISLDAPLLVYQGVSENYRFASDRHHWFSLQGAVDLAQKYGKLGIRHVLHVDRREYRIPALKRITAMAKILVTDEFPGEPTDVWLERLRGTSATPILTVDASCVVPLQKLGRAYDRAFAYKDATRKWYKERVGAPWPGCDAQPSPWDGELPFVPIDPQCIDLAELVSQCEIDHSIGPVFDTPGGTTAGYARWEHFCRTKLSKYAKQRNDPTSEVASRMSAYLHYGMVSPMRLAREAHHRNAEKYLEELLIWREMAYGYCFYRDDYNTLDTLPAWATQTLTEHEADRRDELYAWEDLARGKTSDRLWNACQRSLVKHGELHNNVRMTWGKAIPHWTRNAGDALRQLIDLNHRYALDGRDPASYGGILWCLGQFDRPFHPPQPVLGTVRTRPTSEHAQRMDLPKYESQIDRFRMGAVPRIAVVGAGLGGLMAARILSDHGWDVTVFDKSRGAGGRASTRRLEQMLQFDHGAQYFTCKDSRVAKYVCSWIEMGLAGVWTGRIVEWRDGAIAAEKSNAHRMVWIPGMNAMGKHLSKDLKVQYQRRVDRIDGEPGAYRLAGQISLAMIEEERFESETFDSVLLNCPAHQTLQLVPSHLDSAKKLQQANHRPCWTLMVAFGTKWGLPFDGAFVKESPIAWIARDSSKPNRPSELDCWVLQTSSDWAAEHLALDRDTVCEVLMQELYRLFPITPPEPFFRQAHRWLYAAVEQGISDTPCFWDSQHRIGACGDWFQTPNIEGALLSGMALAGRVMGTVATDIFASSSSPSLQIDAPQQLELF; this is encoded by the coding sequence ATGCTCAATCGATCGAACGCACTCCAGGAGATCCTGGCCTCGCTTCCTCCCCATCTTTTGGAACGAGCTCGGTGGTACAGCTTAGGCCGTGAATCAGACGATGGGAGTTTGGACCCAAGATCGTCGTCGACCGCGCCGGTGGTCTATTGGACACACCATGCATTGCGAACCGATGAAAATCCGGCATTGGACGCTGCGCGACATATTGCCATTTCGTTGGATGCACCTCTGCTGGTTTACCAAGGGGTGAGCGAGAACTATCGATTCGCATCGGATCGGCATCATTGGTTCAGTTTACAAGGGGCAGTGGATCTCGCTCAGAAGTATGGCAAACTGGGGATTCGTCACGTGTTGCATGTCGATCGACGTGAATATCGGATTCCGGCACTGAAGCGAATCACTGCCATGGCCAAGATCCTCGTTACGGACGAATTCCCGGGTGAGCCGACAGACGTTTGGTTGGAGCGACTGCGAGGCACATCGGCGACTCCCATTTTGACTGTGGATGCGTCTTGCGTGGTGCCCCTGCAAAAGTTAGGGAGGGCCTACGACCGCGCCTTTGCTTACAAAGACGCCACTCGCAAATGGTACAAGGAACGAGTCGGTGCACCTTGGCCTGGTTGCGATGCCCAGCCCTCGCCATGGGATGGGGAGCTTCCTTTTGTGCCCATCGATCCTCAGTGCATCGATCTAGCAGAACTCGTTTCTCAATGTGAAATCGACCACAGTATCGGGCCCGTCTTCGACACTCCGGGTGGGACAACTGCAGGGTATGCGAGGTGGGAACATTTCTGTCGTACGAAGCTTTCCAAGTATGCAAAACAGAGGAATGACCCAACGTCAGAAGTTGCCAGTCGCATGTCCGCGTATTTGCACTATGGGATGGTTTCTCCGATGCGATTGGCTCGCGAAGCGCATCATAGGAATGCGGAAAAGTATCTTGAAGAGTTGTTGATATGGCGTGAGATGGCTTACGGATATTGTTTCTATCGCGACGATTACAACACGTTGGACACACTTCCGGCTTGGGCGACTCAAACTCTGACGGAGCACGAAGCAGACCGTCGAGACGAATTGTACGCATGGGAGGATCTCGCGCGAGGCAAGACATCGGATCGGCTTTGGAATGCATGCCAGCGCAGTTTGGTCAAACATGGAGAGTTGCATAACAACGTACGGATGACGTGGGGCAAAGCGATTCCTCACTGGACCCGAAATGCGGGTGATGCGCTGCGTCAATTGATCGATCTAAACCATCGTTATGCGTTAGACGGTCGGGATCCTGCATCCTATGGTGGAATCCTTTGGTGCCTGGGGCAATTCGATCGCCCATTTCATCCTCCTCAGCCCGTCCTTGGGACCGTCCGCACGAGGCCGACCTCGGAGCATGCCCAGCGGATGGACCTTCCAAAATACGAGTCGCAAATCGATCGATTCCGAATGGGGGCGGTTCCGCGGATTGCGGTAGTCGGGGCTGGGTTAGGTGGATTGATGGCCGCGAGGATTCTGAGCGACCATGGTTGGGATGTTACCGTCTTTGATAAATCACGAGGGGCGGGAGGCAGGGCTTCGACGCGACGTCTGGAGCAGATGTTGCAGTTCGATCACGGCGCCCAGTACTTCACCTGCAAAGACTCCCGCGTTGCCAAGTACGTTTGCAGTTGGATCGAAATGGGACTGGCTGGAGTATGGACAGGTCGGATCGTCGAGTGGCGAGATGGCGCGATCGCAGCAGAAAAATCCAATGCCCACCGAATGGTATGGATTCCAGGTATGAATGCGATGGGCAAGCACTTGTCGAAGGATCTGAAGGTCCAATACCAACGGCGCGTCGATCGCATCGACGGGGAACCGGGAGCCTATCGTTTGGCGGGTCAAATAAGTTTGGCAATGATCGAAGAGGAGCGGTTTGAGAGCGAGACGTTTGATTCGGTGCTTTTGAACTGCCCTGCCCATCAGACCTTGCAGCTCGTGCCGAGCCATCTAGATTCCGCAAAGAAACTGCAACAGGCGAACCACCGGCCCTGCTGGACCTTGATGGTCGCCTTTGGAACCAAGTGGGGGCTTCCATTTGATGGCGCCTTTGTCAAAGAGTCCCCTATCGCTTGGATCGCTCGCGATTCGAGCAAGCCGAACCGTCCGAGCGAGCTGGATTGCTGGGTCCTTCAAACCAGCAGTGACTGGGCGGCTGAGCATCTTGCACTCGATCGAGATACTGTCTGCGAAGTGTTGATGCAGGAATTATATCGATTGTTCCCCATCACGCCGCCAGAGCCGTTCTTCCGCCAAGCCCACCGATGGCTCTACGCCGCAGTTGAACAGGGAATCAGCGATACACCTTGCTTTTGGGATTCGCAACATCGTATTGGTGCGTGCGGGGATTGGTTTCAAACCCCCAATATTGAAGGAGCGCTTTTATCCGGAATGGCGCTCGCGGGGCGTGTGATGGGCACGGTCGCTACCGACATTTTCGCTTCTTCATCATCCCCGTCATTGCAAATCGATGCACCGCAGCAACTAGAGCTGTTTTGA